A window of Blastocatellia bacterium genomic DNA:
GGGCTAGCTTGGACAGAAGTAGGTGGAGATGTACTGCAAATAGAAACTAGTTTAATGCCTGGGCGAGGACAATTAACTCTTACCGGTAAACTAGGTGAAGTTATGCAAGAATCTATGCGTACAGCTATAAGCTGTGTACGTGCTAGAGCTACTAAATTAGGCATTTCGCCAACATTTTATAAAAAATATGATCTTCATATCCATGTACCAGAAGGCGCGATACCCAAAGATGGGCCTTCAGCAGGTATTACAATTGCCACAGCTATAGTTTCAATTCTTAGTAATAGTCCTGTAAGAAAAGATGTTGCAATGACAGGAGAAATTACCCTTAGAGGAAAAGTGTTAGCTATAGGTGGTGTGAAAGAAAAATTACTGGCCGCCCATCGTGCTGGTATTAAGACTATTATTATACCTAAGGATAATGAAAAGGATTTGGTTGAAGTGCCAAAAGATGTATTAAGCTCTTTTGATGTTAATTTAGTTGATAATTTAGATGAAGTCTTGGAAATTGCTATAGATGAATCTGAGGCTAAAGCATCAACAATGCCTCCTATTTGGGAACAGCAAGATGTTAGTAGTACTACAGGTTCAAATACTAGTTTAGATTAGATTAATGAAAGTTTCTGAAGCAACATTTGTTCGTGGAGCAGTAGATAAAGAAGGTTATCCGCAAGATGGTCGGTTAGAAGTAGCTTTTATTGGGCGTTCTAATGTTGGCAAATCTAGCTTACTTAATTCTTTACTAGGCAAAAAAAAGCTAGCTCGAACTAGTAATACACCAGGGCGAACACAACAAATAAATTTTTTTTTAGTTGATCAAAAATTTTACTTTGTAGATTTGCCTGGTTATGGTTATGCTAGTCTTTCAAAGAAGCAGCGAGCAGAATTAGCAGAGTTAATAGAAAAATATCTTGCACAAAGAAAAGAGCTTGTGTTAACTATATTGCTAATTGACTCTAGACATTTACCAACAGAATTAGATTTACAGGTAAAAACATGGCTTGAGCATCTTGGTAGGCCATACCTAACAGTTTTAACCAAATCAGATAAATTATCAAATAATCAGTTACGTAACCAAATTAGTAAAATTAAGCTTGCTTTAGCTACAGAAGAAGTAATTGCTTACTCAACATTAACGAATTTTGGCAAAGACTCTCTTTGGAAAGCAATTTTAGCTCGGCTCTCAGATGAAAAGCTTTAGTATATGAATTAAATTAATTTATACAAGTTTTTCTTCTTAGCTTATCTGGGGCAGTAGAGGTTGTTTTGTTAATCTGCTCTAAAATCATAAAACAATCCCAAATAATTAAGT
This region includes:
- a CDS encoding YihA family ribosome biogenesis GTP-binding protein, translating into MKVSEATFVRGAVDKEGYPQDGRLEVAFIGRSNVGKSSLLNSLLGKKKLARTSNTPGRTQQINFFLVDQKFYFVDLPGYGYASLSKKQRAELAELIEKYLAQRKELVLTILLIDSRHLPTELDLQVKTWLEHLGRPYLTVLTKSDKLSNNQLRNQISKIKLALATEEVIAYSTLTNFGKDSLWKAILARLSDEKL